The following coding sequences lie in one Peromyscus maniculatus bairdii isolate BWxNUB_F1_BW_parent chromosome 3, HU_Pman_BW_mat_3.1, whole genome shotgun sequence genomic window:
- the LOC102908139 gene encoding N-acetyltransferase 8F1-like yields MAPYHIRQYQDSDRKPVLDMFIRGMEEYIPATFRHVLMLPRTLLLFLGVPLATVLVSGSWLLAIMCIVFLLLLLQLLARQPWKKYVAKCLHTDMADITKSYLHARDSCFWVAESGGQVVGIVGCLPVKDPPSGRKQLELLHLSVSSQHRGQGIAKALVRTLLQFARDQGYSDVVLDTSAMQQGAQTLYLSLGFQRTGQYFMSMFWRLVDIPTIQFEYSLPSA; encoded by the coding sequence ATGGCTCCTTATCACATCCGCCAGTACCAGGACAGTGACCGTAAACCTGTCCTGGATATGTTCATAAGGGGCATGGAGGAGTACATCCCCGCCACCTTCCGCCATGTGCTGATGCTGCCCCGAACCCTCCTGCTCTTTCTTGGGGTGCCCCTTGCCACGGTCCTGGTGTCTGGCTCCTGGCTGCTGGCTATTATGTGCATCGTCTTTCTGCTCCTACTCCTGCAGCTCCTTGCCAGACAGCCTTGGAAGAAGTACGTGGCCAAGTGTTTGCACACAGACATGGCTGACATCACCAAGTCCTACCTGCATGCACGTGACTCCTGCTTCTGGGTGGCTGAGTCTGGTGGTCAGGTGGTGGGCATAGTGGGTTGTCTGCCAGTCAAGGATCCCCCATCAGGGAGGAAGCAGCTGGAGCTCCTTCACCTGTCTGTGTCCTCACAGCATCGAGGACAGGGGATAGCGAAAGCCCTGGTCAGAACTCTCCTCCAGTTTGCTCGGGACCAGGGCTACAGTGACGTGGTCCTTGACACCAGTGCCATGCAGCAAGGTGCTCAGACCCTCTACCTGAGCTTGGGCTTCCAGAGGACAGGCCAGTATTTCATGAGTATGTTCTGGAGGTTAGTGGACATTCCTACAATTCAATTCGAGTATTCCCTCCCTTCTGCCTAG